The DNA window ATTTCAAGTTGAGCCGCCATGATGAATCCCAGCGAGCCATTACGATTTGCAAGTTTCAAGGCCATAGATTTGATATAGGGTGCTAACGCCTCGTAGATGGAAGGATCGAGGCTGagggaagaggagagagagcgtAAGTGGGCGTGCAATTCTGAGTGTACGAGTTGGCGGGGAGAAAAACGAAGCGTGGCGTACCGGTCGGGACCGAGTGGGAATTCATCCAGAACATGGGTATGGAAGCGCTTTTGATGAATCTGGTCCTGACGGAGAGAAAGCTCGCCGACGAATTGGGACTTAGGGTCCGGCGGGCGTGGAATCCCTGCAGCTTCACAGAGACCCAGAAGTCCGATGTTCGGAATGAGAACGAGGAACGCTGAAACGCCATTGATCGATCGcttgaaacttgaaatttgatgagagagagagagagagagcgagagagggagagagaggagattTGTCATCCGAGAGTGAATGAGAGGTAGATGACGAATTAATGAAGCAAATAAAGGGCGGGTTTAGATTTGAGACTCCGCGTATTAGTTTATAGCCGTTAACTTCAATTCAAAAGCTAAGCGGGTGGtgatttttgaaaatttttaatgGCCGTTTGCTGTTgccttttatttctgtttttaattgaatttagtgtaaaatattgttacGCTCGTGGGGATCTAAAAATCTAGATTCTTGGGGGAACAAATTTTTTACAACAATTGACATTTCAGTTTGTTACTACTGAATACCGTAGACGAATCAAAAAATTGTTTATACTATCAAgcataaatgaagcttttgtaaaaaATTACAAGATTTGGATAAATAAAATTCATGGTTTCTAGTATTTAGCTGCAAGTCTAATATTTTGGTTGTTGACTACTAAAACGTTACATAATTTCAGTTTGATGATGCTGTCGCATACTTTGTTGGCTTCAATAGCGATTTCGTGTTAAAGAAAACCGATACTTCATATTAAAAATCTAGGGGTGCTTCCAAAATTTGAGTGGCATTGAAGCTACCCAAAAGGACAACGTAATTGCACATGAACTTACGTCAAGATAGTATCTTTAGAAAAGGTGACGTGAAAATCACATCAAACGTTTTTGGAGGAAAAAATGAATTGATTAGTTAAGTTATGGGTGACATCGCTTTAAAGTTTTAATGTCAATTTATGTCTGGGACGGGATAGTACTTTATTGTAGTAACGGAAAACAATTATGTCTATGCATCCTGATGCAGCGTCCGATTCTTACCAATTTCCCTCCCCTCTGATAGCTAACAATTGAAGGATCAATTCCTCACCTGTTTCTCATCAACTCTCTGACTCGAGGATAGATTGAGATGGGAGTCAACCGAATAAATGTACATAAGTTCCCAAACACAACCAAATTTACTACGCTATTTGCGTGTTCATATTATTCATAAACCCGCAATACAACAGTGCAGGATAAAAATTTATTGCCTTGCTTCCAAGAAACTTCTTTTTCAACAGAACAACCATCAATTAGCAAATACTAGAAGATCCATGCTAGTTAGATAGTATTTCCTCGTCTACCTCCTTGTGATTTTCAGAGCATGCTATCTGCACGAGATGGCAATCTTCTGAAGAAATTGCTTGGAATCGAAGGTAGCTTGCTTCGGAATCTAGGATGCCTTAGCCAAACAATGCCTGCAGCCAGAGCAATCATCTTGAATGGTGTCACGTAGAGCACCACAGCGGCAATTAGACACAAAAATACAAACAGGCTGCTTGCTCTTGGGTCTCTCCAGCTAAGGACCGCCTGAAATCTCTCTCCCTGAGTTGCAATGTCTCCAACCACTGTCTGAATTCTTCCAGCCACACTTCTTAGTCTGTCGTACCTCATCCTCACGACATCTTGACCCTTAGACGTAGGGAAGGTGTCAAACTCTTCATCCAATTCATCCGGGTGAACTGCCTCTGCCCATGAAAGTTTAGTGTCCATGTGAGGCGGAAGCCTTGGACGGAAGCGGAAGTTCCATAATCCGATGAGAAACATGTAGAGAAAGATAGTTGGCAGAATCAATTCAGGGTAGCAGATCAGTAGGAAAAACAGGAAATGGACTAAAACAGTAGTGATCGGGTTTTTCCAATGACGAACTTCACCAAGCCACCTGCTCATGGAGATGAGGCCGGAGAATAGTGAGACAATTCTAAAAAAGTTAGCCTTACTTCTTCTCATGCTCCACACGTGGGAGTCTACATCTAGCATGTACTCAACAACCTCTTTCCTTAGTGGTGGTTCAGCTCTGCCAAGTCTCACGGCTACAATGTTCATTGCCTGATATCTCAAACTATCCAACTGATTTACAGTGAATGGATGCAGATAATGCATTTTTGGCAGCAAGGGGTGGCCGTAGAGGTAAATTATATTAGTTAGTGAAAGACATGTAAATCTTACTGCTAATTGGAGCTCTCCCATTTTTTTCAATCCGGATGGTTGTAGGACTAGAAGCGGATAAGAGTTTGTATAAATCCGATCCATTTCTAGGGTTGATAGCCGAATTCTCACCTTGCCAATTCTCGAGTCATTTTTAGCTCCACTGCCTGAAATTGGTTTCTCATTTCCACCGAGGTGGCAGTTGTCGAAAACTCCCAGTGTGATCACCGTGCAAGGGTCGTAGACCTCCCATGTATATTGTTCATTCCACTTGGGACTGAAGCTTTCGATGATTGTTCTGGTCCTCACCCATTTCTGCCCGTACTTGGCTACGCAGTAGGCATCTGTTGTTGCTTTGTCATCCTTGTTCTTCATTGGAAGAAGTCCTTGCGCGCTTAAGATCCCTACTTCAAGAATCCCAATTGGATGCTTCCATAGCTGCCTGGCAGTAGGCCTCACGTCGCTTATGTACAAGGTTGATTCATCTAGTACATGGTAAGCACCCTCAAGACAGACTCTGAGATGGACTCTGGTCGAAAACTTGTGGTCGTGCCTCTTGTCTCCCTCCAAAGcaccaaaaccaaatttttCGAGGTTGAACCAACGTGAATGGACTGGCCTGTGATCCAACCGCCTCTCAAAGATTGTCAGCGGCAGGTTTATTTTTCCCACATGTTCATCTTTTGCAGCACTCACTTTATTTTCAACTGTAAGCACAAGCTGTTCTTCAAAAGGCTCAGCTGCTACGAAGACCAAGTCTTCGTTCCACATGGGATTCGCTGTCCTGGTTGGAGATACCTTTGTTTTAAGTGTTTGATTTCCGACATGAGCCTTGACGAAAGCTTGTGGTGGTTGGCTTCTATCGTGTGGCTCCACATCCTGAGCTTCGATTACATTAACTCTAAGGTACCACAGCTTCGGCGAGACATAAACCTTGGAGCGAATGCTGAAAACTCCCTCTCCGTGAACTGAAGCAGCGTCTGAGTGCCAGGCTTCTGGGAAAGCTTCATCAGCCTGTGTACCCATCCAAACTGCAAGCATCACCTCTCCTCTAACCTTAGTATCTCTCCGCCGGTCTTCTAATCTGTACCATTGAGGTGCCAAAGGGCTATCTGGTGGAACTCTAGTCGGCACCTCATGCATGTCAAACACCACCTTCCCAACATAGTCATCTCTTGCCACCATCCCTTTATCCTTGACATAAACTTCGAGTACCGAAGACTGAATCTTCTCCTTtgcaaatgcaaaaacttcctTCCATTCAGGGTTTGTCTTCTTCTCAAAGTGCTTTGTTTTGCCCTTGTAATTTCCCAGCTTCACTTGTACATATGGATCACAGCTTCCCGTCACGGGGTTTGTCGGAAGATCTTTGGCTTTCTCAACTCTTACATATAGATAAAACATCTGCTCAACGAGATCGTAAGTGCTCGTAGCTCTATCGCTGCTTATCCACCCTCCTCCACCGCGAAGTCCTCCATGTGGCCATCGTTCCCCGAGCTGGGGCTTCGTGTCCTTCAACTTGTAGTCCTCTTGGTTAGGTGCTGCTTGTGACTTCATTGGTGCAACTTTGTatgcttctctagtacctgaaaaaCACATATACGGTTACACATCAGTAATAATTATAGAAAATATCTGCAGAAGATTAGCTCTATTTCAGATATAGATTTCAGGTTCCTCTTACCTTAGCACACAAGAAAACCTTGAATCCCAAGGGTTTCTCTTTTGATAATCCTTACCTTCTCGGTTAGATTTGTATGTTCTAGCCGATGATTCTTGTCTTAGAGTAAAATTTGCGACCGCGAATTTGAGCTGTTCCCGGCTTTACAGATGCTTAAGGTACTGTACTCTTGAATTCTGCTTCTGTGGTATTAAGAGTCACCTTCTACAAGCAAGTCAGAATCCTGCATTTTCTTGTGTTCTAACTTTTAGGGCATCTGCCACCTCCACTACCAATTTGGAATTGCCTTTTTGGTTGCTGTCATGTAAACCAAAAAGGAATTCTGTTAGCTTTGATTGGATAAAGAATAATCAAAGTATTGATTGAAAATGACTATGGCATGGAGGAAGTGTGATAGTGAAGGTATTTACTATCTAGACCACCATCCAAACCTCTTAAAAGCAAATTCAAGCGAGGCATACTAACATCCGATT is part of the Malus domestica chromosome 12, GDT2T_hap1 genome and encodes:
- the LOC103449697 gene encoding FT-interacting protein 1-like, with product MKSQAAPNQEDYKLKDTKPQLGERWPHGGLRGGGGWISSDRATSTYDLVEQMFYLYVRVEKAKDLPTNPVTGSCDPYVQVKLGNYKGKTKHFEKKTNPEWKEVFAFAKEKIQSSVLEVYVKDKGMVARDDYVGKVVFDMHEVPTRVPPDSPLAPQWYRLEDRRRDTKVRGEVMLAVWMGTQADEAFPEAWHSDAASVHGEGVFSIRSKVYVSPKLWYLRVNVIEAQDVEPHDRSQPPQAFVKAHVGNQTLKTKVSPTRTANPMWNEDLVFVAAEPFEEQLVLTVENKVSAAKDEHVGKINLPLTIFERRLDHRPVHSRWFNLEKFGFGALEGDKRHDHKFSTRVHLRVCLEGAYHVLDESTLYISDVRPTARQLWKHPIGILEVGILSAQGLLPMKNKDDKATTDAYCVAKYGQKWVRTRTIIESFSPKWNEQYTWEVYDPCTVITLGVFDNCHLGGNEKPISGSGAKNDSRIGKVRIRLSTLEMDRIYTNSYPLLVLQPSGLKKMGELQLAVRFTCLSLTNIIYLYGHPLLPKMHYLHPFTVNQLDSLRYQAMNIVAVRLGRAEPPLRKEVVEYMLDVDSHVWSMRRSKANFFRIVSLFSGLISMSRWLGEVRHWKNPITTVLVHFLFFLLICYPELILPTIFLYMFLIGLWNFRFRPRLPPHMDTKLSWAEAVHPDELDEEFDTFPTSKGQDVVRMRYDRLRSVAGRIQTVVGDIATQGERFQAVLSWRDPRASSLFVFLCLIAAVVLYVTPFKMIALAAGIVWLRHPRFRSKLPSIPSNFFRRLPSRADSML